In Gemmatimonadaceae bacterium, one genomic interval encodes:
- a CDS encoding glycoside hydrolase family 15 protein — MTDNRRMAPGAPGIEPRWTSSAKSGVGSAISGSSHVWFTLSHGIFNEIYFPDVDMPCTRDMGMLVTDGEEFFSEEKRHASHEIAHIAPGVPGFRLRNTCEHLRYRIDKHVVASVRHDAVLQQTKFIVQRGSLSDYHLYVLLSPHLGCRGAENIAWLDDYKGMPMLFARRADYALALACNAPWLARSVGFVGVSDGWQDLEAHKKLTWRYDVADSGNVALTGEIDIAACDGEFLLALGFGRDEAKAAFAARSAIYHGFERAHAAYAHGWQQWQHALVTNKPGMPGDPKVRGVSSAALRVHESKRFASAIIASLSIPWGFAKGDNDLGGYHLVWPRDLVEAAGGLLAAGATQDAHRVLNYLAATQEADGHWAQNMWLDGVPYWNGVQLDEAAFPILLVDLLQREDELSLDDLERVWPIVRRAAAFIARCGPGTPQDRWEENAGLSPFTLAVEIAALLAAAQLAEQHGEMAVARYLRETADGWNDDIERWTYAADTELARKLGIEGYYVRIAPVAAETAASPRQGFVPIKMTLPDIDAESSMVVSPDALALVRFGLRAADDPRIVNTVRAIDAVLKRELPYGPGWRRYTGDRYGEYDDGSPYNGGGIGRCWPLLTGERAHYELAAGRPERALDLLRIMEKSASNTGMIPEQVWDAPDIPDLELFNGRPAGSAMPLVWAHAEHIKLCRSIADGRVFDTPSLTAQRYVLQRTPSQFAAWRFNLKRRRMPQGRTLRIEVLAPAMVHWSADGWRTTTDTPTQATGLGVFVADLPTERLGIDDEVVFTLFWPAEQRWEGVDYTVVVEG; from the coding sequence ATGACCGACAATCGACGCATGGCGCCCGGCGCGCCCGGCATCGAACCGCGGTGGACATCGAGCGCCAAGTCCGGCGTCGGCTCGGCGATCTCCGGCTCGAGCCACGTCTGGTTCACGCTCAGCCACGGCATCTTCAACGAGATCTATTTCCCCGATGTCGACATGCCGTGCACGCGCGACATGGGCATGCTCGTCACCGACGGCGAAGAGTTCTTCTCCGAAGAGAAACGCCACGCGTCGCACGAGATCGCGCACATCGCGCCCGGCGTGCCCGGATTCCGGCTGCGCAATACGTGCGAACACCTCCGGTATCGCATCGACAAGCACGTGGTGGCATCAGTCCGGCACGACGCGGTGCTCCAGCAAACGAAATTCATTGTCCAGCGCGGCTCGCTCAGCGACTACCACCTCTACGTGCTGCTCTCGCCGCACCTCGGCTGCCGCGGCGCAGAGAACATCGCCTGGCTGGACGACTACAAGGGCATGCCGATGTTGTTCGCACGCCGCGCCGACTACGCACTCGCGTTGGCGTGCAACGCGCCGTGGCTCGCGCGCAGCGTCGGCTTCGTGGGTGTGTCCGACGGCTGGCAGGACCTCGAGGCGCACAAGAAGCTCACGTGGCGCTACGACGTGGCCGACTCGGGCAACGTGGCGCTCACGGGCGAGATCGACATTGCCGCATGCGACGGCGAGTTCCTGCTCGCGTTAGGCTTCGGCCGCGACGAGGCCAAGGCCGCATTCGCCGCGCGCTCGGCCATCTATCACGGATTCGAGCGGGCACACGCGGCGTACGCGCACGGCTGGCAGCAGTGGCAGCATGCGCTCGTGACCAACAAGCCGGGCATGCCGGGCGATCCCAAGGTGCGCGGCGTCAGCTCCGCGGCCCTGCGCGTCCATGAGTCCAAGCGATTCGCGTCGGCGATCATCGCGAGTTTGTCGATCCCGTGGGGGTTCGCCAAGGGCGACAACGATCTCGGCGGCTACCACCTCGTGTGGCCGCGCGATCTCGTCGAGGCGGCCGGCGGACTGCTCGCCGCCGGCGCGACGCAGGACGCGCACCGCGTGCTCAACTATCTGGCGGCCACGCAGGAAGCCGACGGGCACTGGGCGCAGAACATGTGGCTCGACGGTGTGCCCTACTGGAACGGCGTCCAGTTGGACGAAGCAGCGTTCCCGATCCTGCTCGTCGATCTCCTGCAGCGCGAGGACGAGCTGTCGCTGGACGACCTCGAGCGCGTGTGGCCGATCGTTAGGCGTGCGGCGGCCTTCATCGCGCGCTGCGGGCCGGGCACGCCGCAGGACCGGTGGGAGGAGAACGCCGGCCTGTCGCCGTTCACGCTGGCCGTGGAAATCGCGGCGCTCCTCGCCGCGGCGCAGCTGGCCGAGCAGCACGGCGAGATGGCGGTCGCGCGCTATTTGCGCGAGACGGCCGATGGATGGAACGACGACATCGAGCGCTGGACGTATGCCGCCGACACCGAGCTGGCGCGCAAGTTAGGCATCGAAGGCTATTACGTGCGCATCGCGCCGGTCGCCGCCGAGACGGCCGCGTCGCCCAGGCAGGGCTTCGTCCCCATCAAGATGACCCTGCCCGACATCGACGCCGAGTCGAGCATGGTGGTGAGCCCGGACGCGCTGGCGTTAGTCAGATTCGGGCTCCGCGCCGCCGACGACCCGCGCATCGTCAACACCGTCCGCGCGATCGACGCGGTGCTCAAGCGCGAACTGCCCTACGGTCCGGGATGGCGCCGCTACACGGGCGACCGCTATGGCGAATACGACGATGGGTCGCCGTACAACGGCGGCGGCATCGGACGCTGCTGGCCGTTGCTCACCGGCGAACGCGCACATTACGAGCTCGCCGCCGGCCGCCCAGAGCGTGCGCTCGATCTGCTGCGCATCATGGAGAAGTCCGCGAGCAACACCGGGATGATTCCCGAGCAGGTCTGGGACGCGCCGGACATTCCCGACCTCGAGCTCTTCAACGGGCGTCCCGCAGGCTCAGCCATGCCGCTCGTGTGGGCGCACGCCGAACACATCAAGCTCTGCCGCTCGATTGCCGACGGCCGCGTGTTCGACACGCCGTCGCTCACCGCGCAACGCTACGTCTTGCAGCGCACGCCATCGCAATTCGCGGCGTGGCGATTCAACCTCAAGCGACGGCGCATGCCGCAGGGCAGAACACTGCGCATCGAAGTGCTCGCTCCAGCGATGGTTCACTGGAGCGCCGACGGTTGGCGCACCACGACTGACACGCCGACGCAGGCGACGGGACTCGGCGTCTTCGTCGCCGACCTGCCCACCGAACGTCTCGGTATCGACGACGAGGTGGTGTTCACGCTTTTCTGGCCGGCCGAGCAGCGCTGGGAAGGCGTAGACTACACTGTCGTTGTGGAGGGGTAA
- a CDS encoding TraR/DksA C4-type zinc finger protein, giving the protein MPLTKAQLEHFRKRLLEERERVARDLARYHAKTESSLRDESGELSAAPVHLADLGTDTEDQELDASNAARQSFELEEIDAALERLYHRPEEYGTCEKTGQPIPYERLDLIPWARTC; this is encoded by the coding sequence ATGCCCCTCACCAAAGCACAACTCGAACACTTTCGCAAACGGCTACTCGAGGAGCGAGAGCGCGTGGCGCGCGATCTCGCGCGCTATCACGCAAAGACCGAGTCGTCGCTGCGTGATGAATCAGGCGAGTTGTCCGCGGCGCCGGTGCACCTGGCCGATCTGGGAACCGACACGGAAGATCAGGAGCTGGATGCGTCCAACGCGGCGCGACAATCGTTCGAGCTCGAGGAAATCGATGCGGCGCTGGAGCGGCTGTACCATCGGCCGGAAGAATACGGCACGTGCGAGAAGACGGGTCAGCCGATTCCTTACGAGCGGCTGGACCTGATTCCGTGGGCGAGAACCTGTTAA
- the rpiA gene encoding ribose 5-phosphate isomerase A: MAGAVTDVRAAAKRDAAVRAVEAVRSGAVVGLGTGSTAAFAIEELGRRIAAGELRDIVGIPTSNASHHLALEYGIPLTTLERHPRVDVTIDGADEIDPARRVLKGGGGALLREKIVATRSARWILVVDPGKLVPHLGARYPLPVEVVTFGWQAHLDALRALGAEPMLRLGGAERPFLTDEGHYLIDARFPNGIADPDAVHRELRARPGVVDTGLFLGLAAEIIVGAFSPP, encoded by the coding sequence GTGGCGGGAGCCGTGACGGATGTGCGCGCGGCCGCCAAGCGCGACGCGGCCGTGCGCGCGGTCGAGGCCGTGCGCTCCGGCGCGGTCGTTGGGTTAGGCACCGGCAGCACGGCGGCGTTCGCGATCGAAGAGCTCGGCCGCCGCATCGCTGCCGGCGAGCTGCGAGACATCGTCGGCATCCCGACGTCGAACGCGTCACATCACCTGGCGCTCGAATACGGCATCCCGCTCACCACCCTCGAGCGCCACCCGCGCGTGGACGTCACTATCGACGGTGCCGACGAGATCGATCCCGCCCGCCGGGTGCTCAAAGGCGGCGGCGGCGCACTGTTGCGCGAGAAGATCGTCGCCACGCGCAGCGCGCGGTGGATTCTCGTCGTCGACCCGGGCAAGCTCGTGCCGCACCTCGGCGCGCGCTATCCGCTTCCGGTGGAAGTGGTCACGTTCGGCTGGCAGGCCCATTTGGACGCGCTGCGTGCGTTAGGCGCGGAGCCGATGCTGCGGTTAGGCGGCGCCGAACGCCCATTCCTGACCGACGAAGGCCACTACCTGATCGACGCGCGCTTCCCGAACGGCATTGCCGACCCCGACGCCGTGCACCGCGAGCTGCGCGCGCGCCCCGGTGTGGTCGACACCGGCCTGTTCCTCGGACTCGCCGCCGAGATCATCGTGGGCGCCTTCAGTCCGCCTTAA
- the zwf gene encoding glucose-6-phosphate dehydrogenase has protein sequence MSTPIVAPATLAHERVAEPQMRKAARCAMVILGAGGDLTRRKLMPALAHLACDGLLDPESIIIGVGRDNYTDDSFRAAMSDALKSSDEIKVTDGPELTKFLGMLRFVRGDLKSADTYKAVTQRVAEFEGEDDSEAGRLIYLAIPPSLYPDAARRASESGLVPRTVRDDKKWARIVIEKPFGRDLDSARALDKLLLSLFSEQQIYRIDHYLGKETVQNILVLRFANSIFEPVWNRNFVHHVQITAAETVGVEHRASYYEESGVIRDMFQNHLMQLLTLTAMEPPNAFDADAVRGEKAKVLGAIHPIAPEDADDMSVIGQYDAGEVNGEHVIAYRDEPGVAKDSRVPTYAAIRFTVDNWRWHGVPFFLRSGKRLAKHATEIAVQFKEPPHSLFRIRGGLPIERNVLVMRIQPDEGISLRFETKVPGVDVQMAPVRMVFNYADAYGQSAHPAYETLLLDCMLGDATLFARWDEVEASWRIIDPIIDGWKNPGLVKLPNYTSGTWGPSAADALMAKDGAAWREP, from the coding sequence ATGAGCACGCCGATCGTTGCGCCGGCAACGCTCGCGCACGAGCGGGTCGCCGAACCGCAGATGCGCAAGGCAGCTCGCTGCGCCATGGTCATCCTCGGCGCCGGCGGCGACCTCACGCGGAGAAAGCTGATGCCGGCGCTCGCCCACCTGGCGTGCGACGGTCTGCTCGACCCCGAGTCGATCATCATCGGCGTTGGGCGCGACAACTACACCGACGATTCGTTTCGCGCCGCGATGAGCGATGCGCTCAAGAGCTCCGACGAAATCAAAGTCACGGACGGACCGGAGCTCACCAAGTTTCTCGGCATGCTGCGATTCGTGCGCGGCGATCTGAAATCGGCCGATACGTACAAGGCCGTGACGCAGCGCGTTGCCGAATTCGAGGGCGAAGACGACAGCGAAGCGGGGCGGCTCATCTATCTCGCGATCCCGCCGAGCTTGTATCCCGATGCCGCCAGACGCGCGTCGGAGAGCGGTCTCGTCCCGCGCACCGTGCGCGATGACAAGAAGTGGGCGCGCATCGTGATCGAAAAACCGTTCGGGCGCGATCTCGACAGCGCACGCGCACTCGACAAGTTGTTGCTCTCCTTGTTTTCCGAGCAGCAGATCTACCGCATCGATCACTATCTCGGAAAGGAAACCGTCCAGAACATTTTGGTGCTCCGGTTCGCGAACTCGATCTTCGAGCCCGTGTGGAACCGGAATTTCGTGCACCACGTGCAGATCACGGCCGCCGAGACGGTGGGCGTGGAACACCGGGCGTCGTATTACGAAGAGTCGGGTGTGATCCGCGACATGTTTCAGAACCACCTGATGCAGCTGCTGACGCTCACCGCGATGGAGCCGCCTAACGCATTCGACGCCGATGCCGTGCGCGGCGAGAAGGCCAAGGTGCTCGGCGCGATTCACCCCATCGCGCCCGAAGACGCCGACGACATGTCGGTGATCGGACAGTACGACGCGGGTGAAGTGAACGGCGAGCACGTGATCGCGTACCGCGACGAGCCCGGCGTCGCCAAGGACTCGCGGGTGCCGACTTACGCCGCCATCCGGTTCACGGTGGACAACTGGCGATGGCACGGTGTGCCGTTCTTTCTGCGGTCGGGCAAGCGTCTTGCCAAGCACGCCACTGAAATCGCCGTGCAGTTCAAGGAGCCGCCGCACTCGCTCTTTCGCATCCGCGGCGGGTTGCCGATCGAGCGCAACGTGCTCGTGATGCGCATCCAGCCGGACGAAGGCATTTCGTTGCGATTCGAGACCAAGGTGCCCGGCGTGGATGTGCAGATGGCGCCGGTCCGCATGGTGTTCAACTACGCCGACGCGTACGGGCAGTCGGCGCACCCGGCATATGAAACGCTGCTGCTCGACTGCATGTTGGGCGACGCCACGTTGTTCGCCCGCTGGGACGAGGTGGAAGCGTCGTGGCGGATCATCGATCCGATCATCGATGGGTGGAAGAATCCCGGCTTGGTGAAACTGCCGAACTACACCTCGGGCACCTGGGGGCCGTCGGCGGCCGACGCGCTGATGGCCAAGGACGGCGCGGCGTGGCGGGAGCCGTGA
- the gnd gene encoding decarboxylating 6-phosphogluconate dehydrogenase: MRLGMIGLGRMGGNMTRRLLGAKHEVVAFDRSADAVKELAGLGAIGAASLADVCSKLSAPRIVWIMVPAGKPVDDTIAQLLPQLSTGDIIIDGGNSNFHDTVRRGRELHAKGIEFVDSGTSGGVWGLENGYCLMVGGDDKAVSTCEPIFRALAPQDGYAHVGPTGSGHYVKMVHNGIEYGMLQAFAEGFEILHASKEFDIDLHQVAAVWNHGSVVRSWINELAESAFSRDPSLKDLRGYVDDSGEGRWTVQEAIDLDVPAPVITLSLLTRLRSRQSESFGAKVIAALRHEFGGHAVHSA, encoded by the coding sequence ATGCGATTGGGCATGATCGGACTCGGCCGCATGGGCGGCAACATGACGCGACGGCTGCTCGGCGCCAAACACGAGGTCGTCGCGTTCGACCGCAGCGCCGATGCGGTGAAGGAGCTGGCAGGGTTGGGCGCGATCGGCGCCGCGTCGCTCGCCGACGTGTGCTCCAAACTGTCGGCGCCGCGGATCGTGTGGATCATGGTGCCCGCCGGCAAGCCCGTCGATGACACCATCGCCCAGCTGCTGCCCCAGCTCTCGACCGGCGACATCATCATCGATGGCGGCAACTCCAATTTCCACGATACCGTGCGCCGCGGCCGAGAGCTCCACGCCAAAGGCATCGAGTTCGTCGACTCGGGCACGAGCGGCGGCGTCTGGGGACTCGAGAACGGCTACTGCCTCATGGTCGGCGGCGACGACAAAGCGGTGTCGACCTGCGAACCGATCTTTCGAGCGCTCGCGCCACAGGATGGGTACGCGCACGTCGGCCCAACGGGAAGCGGCCACTACGTCAAGATGGTGCACAACGGCATCGAATACGGGATGCTGCAGGCGTTCGCCGAAGGCTTCGAGATTCTGCATGCATCGAAGGAGTTCGACATCGATCTGCACCAGGTTGCCGCCGTCTGGAACCACGGCAGCGTCGTGCGCTCGTGGATCAACGAGCTCGCCGAATCCGCGTTCTCGCGCGACCCATCGCTCAAGGACCTGCGCGGCTACGTCGATGACTCCGGCGAGGGACGCTGGACGGTGCAGGAAGCGATCGACCTCGACGTTCCCGCGCCGGTGATCACATTGTCGCTGCTCACGCGGCTGCGCTCGCGCCAATCCGAATCGTTCGGCGCCAAGGTGATCGCTGCCTTACGCCACGAATTCGGCGGACACGCGGTGCACTCGGCATGA
- a CDS encoding HAD family phosphatase has translation MSAARPMPTDGITHLFFDVGGVLGTAGWGTPDRAEAAKHFGYDAKDTERRHDGVVTAWETGRMTIDEYLDHTVFAQPRPFTREAFIAYMRSRSVPNEESLAVARALARTGRYRMFTLNNESEVLNLHRISYFGLGDIFHAFLSSCWLGVSKPTRRAYQLALAFTRATPACSVFIDDREENLEPARDAGMHTIRFTSAADLRAALGALGINF, from the coding sequence GTGAGCGCTGCTCGCCCGATGCCCACCGACGGCATCACGCACCTGTTCTTCGATGTCGGCGGTGTGCTGGGAACGGCAGGGTGGGGCACCCCGGATCGCGCCGAAGCCGCGAAGCACTTCGGCTACGACGCGAAGGACACGGAACGCCGGCACGACGGCGTCGTCACCGCCTGGGAAACGGGGAGGATGACGATCGACGAATATCTCGACCACACCGTATTCGCGCAGCCGCGCCCGTTCACGCGCGAGGCGTTCATCGCGTACATGCGGAGCCGCAGCGTGCCTAACGAAGAGTCGCTGGCCGTGGCGCGCGCGCTCGCCCGCACCGGGCGCTACCGCATGTTCACGCTGAACAACGAGTCCGAAGTGCTCAACCTGCACCGCATCTCGTACTTCGGCCTCGGCGACATCTTCCACGCGTTCCTCTCGTCGTGCTGGCTCGGCGTGTCGAAGCCGACGCGGCGGGCGTACCAGCTCGCGCTCGCGTTCACCCGGGCGACGCCCGCGTGCAGCGTGTTCATCGACGACCGCGAAGAAAATCTCGAGCCGGCGCGCGACGCCGGCATGCACACCATCCGCTTCACGTCTGCCGCCGACCTCCGTGCAGCGCTCGGCGCGTTAGGCATCAACTTCTGA